The window TGACCACCAGGTTGTTGAGCACCGGGGCCCAGGCGTTCGCCGCGAACCGTTCCTTGGTGTTCAGCACAGCGCCGAACAGCGCGGCCAGACCGTAGAAGAAGATCTGCGGCAGCAGCAGGGCCGCGAACTGGTTCGCCAGTTCCGGGTCGGCCTTGCTGTCCGACCCCAGGTACAGCCTGGTCAGCAGGGGTGCGCACGCCACGGCCAGCACGGTCGCGGCGGCCAGCCCGACCACCGCCAGGCTCATCAGGCGCTGCGTGTACTCCTGCCCGCCGTCCGGGTCGGACCGTTGGGCCCGGGTGAGCAGCGGGATCGCGACGGAGGTCAGGACCCCGCCGATGAGCAGCTCGAAGACGATGTTCGGCAGTGTGTTGGCCAGCGTGTACGAGCTGTTGACCATGCCGCTGCCGATGATCGCGGCGATCGCGATCTTCGCCAGCAGACCGGTGACCCGGCTGATGACGGTCGCCACGGCCATCAACGCGCCGGCCCGCACCACCCCGGCGGTGCTCGCCGTCTTCAGCGGCACCTCGGCCGGCCGCGCCTCACCCTGCCCCGACCGCGCCTCGCCCGGCCCGAGGACCGTCGTCGCGCCGGATCCGTCGTCGGGCGCCTGGGTGGCGACCACCTGCGGCGGTCGCAGCGCGACGGTCTCGTCGGACGGGGCCGGGTCGAGTCCCGGATCGACCCGCGCGGGATCGAGGGCCGGATCCAGCACGGCATCCGGGATCGCCTCGTCGGTGATCCGCTGGATCAGCTGGGTCGCGTCCTCGGTCCCCGGGTAGAGCACGGCGGGGGCGCCGCGCCAGGGTTCCTGGGGCGGACGGCCGGGTGACCGTCCTGCGGATCCCGCCGCACCGTGGAACGCGGGGTGCAGCCGGCTGGCCGGGTCGATACGGCCGGGCCGGGACGGCGGCGGTGAACGCCGGGCTGCCTGCCGGAACCACTCCGGGGGCTCGGGCTCCCCGGGCGGGGTACTGCCGGCCGGATCACCGGAGGACGGGCCGGCACCGATCACGGTCTCGGCATCGGGATCGATGCCTGGGTCGGCGGGAGCGGGGCCACGACCACCGGGACCGCGATGACCGGGGCCACGACCGTCGCCTGCGGGACCGCGGCCACCGCCGGCGGGACCGTGCCCGGCACCCGGACGGGAGTCGGTCATCGACGGTCACCTCCCGTCCCGGGTTCGTCCGTCGCAGGTTCAGCTGTCGCGGGCGACCCGCCCGGCTCCGGCTCCATCGACTGCACCATGGGTTCGCCGTCCGGATCGGCCGAGTGGGTCGCGATCCCGGCCGCACCGGTGCCTGCTGTGTCTTCAGGAGCATCATCCCCGTCGGCGGCGCCACCGGCGGGAGCCCGCGCCGCGCGCACCCGCTGCGCGATCCGGAAGACCACCATGACCAGCAGGACGGCGCCGGCGATCACGATGATCAGGATGGTGACCAGGCCGTAGGCGCTGGAGCTGACCTTCACCTCCTGCGCCTGACCCCAGGCCTTGCCGGCCGGCGTGGCCAGTCCGAGCTCGATGGAGAAGCTGCCGGAGCGGGTCACCTCCGTCTCGATGCGCACCTGCTGGTTGCGGCCGGCCAGCAGTCGCTGCGCGGCCGGCACCTTCACCGTCAGCCCGTACCTGGTGGCATCGCCGACCTGCAGCTGGACCATGGCGTTGTAGGGCAGGTCGTTCCGCACCGTCACGATCAGCGGCGAGGTGTTGGAGGCGAGGGTGTACTCGCCCAGCACGTTCAGCTTCACCCCGGCCTGCAGATCGGTCAGCGTCTGCGAGGCGGTGCGCAGCACCTTCGTGCCCGCGGTCGGATCGGTGCGTGCGGCCGTCGAGAACACCGTGCCCATCGCCGATTCCAGTGGCCCGAACACGTCCTCCGGGTCGGCGGCGCCGACGCCGCCGACGGGGGTGAGGACGGTGCGGGCATCGTCGATGCCGGTCAGCACGTCGACGGCGGTCGCCATGTAATCGGCGGGCAGTTGTTCCGGCGCCCCGTCGGCGGTGGCCGCAGGCGGAGCGGTGCCGATCGGGTCGGCGTCACCGGGCAGCGCCGCCGCACCGAGCACGCCCGCCTCGACCAGCACCGACAGCAGCGATGCGGACGAGGGTGCGGTGCCGCGTCGGGGGAGGGCGACGACCAGTTGGTCCCCGTTCCCGGCGAAGGAGGTCTGCACCAGGCGCGCCAGGTCGGTGTTCAGCTCGACCGGGGCGATCGCGGTGCCGTTCACCAGCCCGGCGGCGAGGGAGGACCCGGCCGTTCCGGTGACCGTGGTGCGCAGGGTCCGGCCGCCGCCCGCAGCCACCGACGCCACCGTGCCGACATCGTCGTCGGACCGCAGGCCGGAGGCGTCCAGGACGGCCGAGCTGTAGCCGAGAGTGCGCAGTACGGACAGGGTCCCGGGCGTGGCCAGGCCGTCCTCGGGGTAGGCGGTGGTGGTCCGGACGTCGCCGCCGAGCACCCGCCGGGCGACCTCCCCGCCCCGCCCGACCAACACCCCGAGCTGTCCGGTCAGGCCGGCATCGATCATCGATCCGAGGTCGGGGTCACCGTACGGCAGCACGATCACCGGCATGCCCTCGGTGACCTCCCGCAGCCGGCCGAGGAACGCCGTCGCCTCGGCCTGCCCGGTGCCGGCGACGGTCCCGGGGATCTCCGGCACCGGAGCAGCCGTGGACGAGGTGGACGTCGTCGTGGTGGGAATGCCGGTGGTGGGAGTGCCGGTGGTCGGTGCGCCGGTCCCGGTGCCCGGGGTGCTCGGGCTCTCGGTGGTGGCCGGCGCCCCGGCGCCGGTGGACGGATCCGGACCGGTGGCAGCCGGCGACGTGGCGGACCCGGTGACTCCGTTCGGGCCCGCCGACGCACCGGACGGGACACCACCCGAGTACGATGTCGCCGTCGGTGGCGCGGAACCGCTGCTCCCCGGGGCGGACGCGCCGGTGGTCGGGGTGGTGGGCGGCGTGGTGGTCGTGCTGGTGACGGGCGTGGTGCCGGGCACGGGGGTCAGCGCGGGCTGCGGGCTGTTCCGGTCGGCAGTGACCCGGTACCCGGCGCTCATCCGGTCCAGCTCGTCCAGCAGCGCCGGGTCCACGACCAGCGTCGCCGGGTCGCCGGCGGCCGAGCCGCGCTGCGCCTCGAGTGCCTCCAGGATCGTGTCCAGCCGGCCGCCGGTCGAGATCGCGGACACCAGGTCGTCGTCCAGGAAGATCCCGTTGATGCCGAGGTGCGGGCGGTCGACCAGCGACCAGATCACCGAGGTCGGGACGGGGTGCAGGGTCGGGGCGGGTGCTTGCCCGGCCTCCGGCGTCCTGGTCCCGGCCGGCAACGAGAGCACCGTGATCAGCACGTGCAGCTCGCCGACCCGGGCTGCGAGCCGCGAGTCCCCGTCGTCCAGGTAGCCGTTGACGTTGAGCATCAGCGGGAAGACACCGGGGGTGTCGATGCCCAGGGCGTCCGCACCGTCGCCGGTCAGCGCCACCTCGGCGGTGAAGTCGGTGCTCTCGCCCGGACCCAGCGCGTCCTGGCCGACGGTCAGCGGATCGGTGCGGGTGACCACCAGCAGCGGCTGTGACGGATCGGCGATCTCCTGCTCGAGCGAGGCGGAGTCGGGCAGGACGGCGCCACGCTGGAACCGGTAGTCCAGCCCGGACACCGGTAGGTCGCCGGTGTTGGTGATCGACCCGGTGATGGTCAGGGTGCCGGCGTCCTGTGCGGTGACCACCTCCGGGGTCATCGACATGACGTCGAAGGACAGGGTGCCGGCATAGGTCCCCAGTGGTGCGGCCGTGATCGCGGGTGCCACCCGGCCCGGGGCGGCACCCAGCAACAGCGGTGCCAGCAGGCAGCCGAGCAGCAGCAGGACGGCCTTGCGGCCGGACCGGACCCGGCGCTGCCGGATCCCGCGCGGACGAACTGGGGTCACGCGCTGTCCGCGAGCAGCCGGGTGGCCCGCTCGGCCAGTCGCCGCTCACCCGCGTAGGCGAGCCGGTCGGTCAGTTCGGTCAGCGGTACCCATGCCACTTCGGTGACCTCGATGTCGGCGTCCGACAGCTCGCCGGCCACCGCCTCCATGAGGAAGTGGTGGACCCGCTTGTGGATCCGCCGCCCCTGCGCGGTGAAGGTGTACTCGACGCTGCCCAGCCGGGCGGTGATCCGGCCGGAGATGCCGGTCTCCTCCTCGACCTCGCGGACGGCGGCCTGCTCGGTGGTCTCGCCCTCCTCGACGTGGCCCTTCGGCAACGACCAGCGGAGCCGGCCGCGTCGGTCCAGCCGCCCGATCAGGGCCCCGGAGGACACCCCGTGCTCGGTCCGGACGACCAGTCCACCGGCCGAGGTCTCGTCCGCCCGCCGCCGCCGTGGGGCGTGCGCGGGCGAGGGAGGCATGGACCGATGGTAGTCGCAGGGGATGCCCCGGACCGGCCGTTCCGGACCCGCCGCGGCCGGTGGCGACCGGCCGGACGACCCTCCCGCCACCCGTAGAATTGCCCGTCGTGTCCGACGTTCCCGCAGTTCCCGGCCCCGCCGCACCCGGCGCACCGTCCGCACCGGCAGGTGCCGACCCCGGTGCACCCGTCGCGCTGTCCGAGCTGCAGGGGCGGGCGATCGCCCTGCTGCTGGAGCGCTTCCCGGTGGCCGATGAGCTGGGCCGGCTGTTCGCCGGGGCCGGGTTCGAGCTGCACCTCGTGGGCGGGTCGGTGCGGGATGCACTGCTCGGGCGCCTCGGCGAGGACCTGGACTTCACCACCGACGCCCGGCCGGAGGACATCCTGCGTCTGGTGAAGCCCTGGGGGCAGGGCACCTGGGAGACCGGGATCGACTTCGGCACGGTCGGCGTGCTCAAGGGCGGCCTCCGGCTGGAGATCACCACCTTCCGCTCCGACGTCTACGACGGCGAGACCCGCAATCCCACCGTCAGTTTCGGTGACTCGCTGGACGGCGACCTGCTCCGGCGCGACTTCGCGGTGAACGCCATGGCGGTGTCGCTGCCCGGGCACGAGTTCACCGACCCGTTCGGCGGGCTGGCGCAGCTGGCCCGCCGGGAGCTGGACACCCCCGGATTGCCGGAGGACTCCTTCCGGGACGACCCGCTGCGGATGCTGCGGGCCGCCCGCTTCACCAGTCAGCTCGGCTTCGCCGTCACACCGTGGGTGCGGGCGGCGATGGTGGCCCGGGCCGATGACATCACCCGGATCACCGTGGAACGGATCGCCACCGAGCTGTCCAAGCTGCTGCTCGGTGCGACGCCCCGCGCCGGTCTGGTCCTGCTGACCGACACCGGGCTGGCCGGGCACGTGCTGCCGGAACTCCCGGCGCTGATGCTGGAGAAGGACGAGCACCACCAGCACAAGGACGTCTACCAGCACTCGCTGACGGTGCTGGACCAGGCGATCGCGCTGGAGCAGGACGGCCCCGACCTGACCCTCCGGCTCGCGGCCCTGCTGCACGACATCGGCAAGCCGGCGACCCGCCGGTTCGAGGCGGGCGGCGGCGTCAGCTTCCACCACCACGAGGTGGTGGGGGCGAAGATGGTGCGCCGCCGTATGCGGGAGTTGAAGTTCCCGAAGCAGCTGATCGAGGACGTCGCCACGCTGACCTTCCTGCACCTGCGGTTCCACGGGTACGGCAGCGGGGTGTGGACCGACGCGGCGGTGCGCCGGTACGCCACGGACGCCGGACCGCTGCTGGACCGGCTGAACAAGCTGGTCCGCGCCGACTGCACCACCCGCAACCAGCGCCGGCGGCAGACCCTGCAGCGCTCCTACGACGACCTGGAGCACCGGATCGCCGAGCTGTCCGCGGCCGAGGACCTGGCGAAGGTGCGGCCGGACCTGGACGGCAACGCGATCATGGAGCTGCTCGGTGTCGGGCCCGGACCGGTGGTCGGGAAGGCCTGGAAGTTCCTCAAGGAGCTGCGGCTGGAGCGCGGCCCGCTGCCGCGCGAGGAGGCCGAGGTCGAGCTGTACAAGTGGGCGCGGGACGAGGGTCTGGTGCCGTAGGCGCCGAGGATCACCGGGGACGCGTTGCTGGGCCGAACGGGTGAAGTTGGACGAATCACCTGAACTGGGCGTATCAACGGAACCGGATCGGTGATGACCTCGTCGGAGTGGCCAGAAGCTCCCGGGAACAGCCCGGGACCCCGCCCCAGGAGAACATCATGGACGAGACCTACGACTCCTCGTACGGCACCACCGCCACCTACGACAGCTCCTACGGGACCTCGTACGACAGCTCCTACGGGAGCTCCTACGGCTCCTCGTACGGCAGCGGCTACGACAGCTCCTACGGGACGGTCGACTCCGGCTACGCCTACGGCTCCGGCTACCAGAACAGCTCGGTCTACGACTCCTACGAGACCAACACCCAGAACTCCTGGGACCTGTGGAACGCCTCCACCGACGCCTACATCGCCGGTGACGACCAGGCCGCCTACGACCTGAACCAGGCCTCGATCGCCGCGCAGAGCAGCGCCTCGGACAACTGGAACGAGTACAACGGCTACGGCGACTACTCGGGCACCTACGTCGGCGGCAGCGACGGGTACTACGACAGCCAGAGCTCCTACGCCGGCTACTCCTACGAGCCCTACGCCGGGACCGACATGTCCACCGGCTACGCCTCTTCCGGCTACTCCGGCTACGACACCTCCTACTACGACTCGACCTCCACCACCGTGTACGACAGCGGCACCTACGACTACTACTCCTCCTCGGAGTACTGATCCGCGACCGGGCCGGTCACCACACGGGTGACCGGCCTGCTCCGCGTACCCGGTCCCGATCAGGAGGTTCCACCGCATGACCACGCTCAGCTACTCGTTCGGCAGTTCCTCGGTCCCCACCGAGACCTACACCGGTGCAGCGGATGTCGACGTCGACGGGGACGGGGTGCCGGACGGGATCGCGCTGGATTTCGACGGGTCCGGACACGGTGACTCGATCGCCTGGGACTCCGACGGTGACGGCCGGGTGGACACCATCCTGGTGTCCTCGCAGCACGACGGCGTGTACGACACCGCCTACTACGACCCGTCCGGCAACGGCCACTGGGATGCCGCCGAGGAGGTCTCGCTGACCCTCGGCGGCGCGACGGAGGCGCCTCCGGCGGCGGATCCGACGCCCGCGCCCGAGCTCACCTACTCCTTCGGCAGCTCCACCGTACCGACCGAGACCTACACCGGTGCAGCGGATGTCGACGTCGACGGGGACGGGGTGCCGGACGGGATCGCGCTGGACTTCGACGGGTCCGGGCACAGTGACTCGATCGCCTGGGACTCCGACGGCGACGGTCGGGTGGACACCATCCTGGTGTCCTCGCAGCACGACGGCGTGTACGACACCGCCTACCACGACCCGTCCGGCAACGGCCACTGGGACGTCGCGGAGAGCATCGACGGTGATCCGGCCGCGCACGCCGGTGCCGACACCGGCGCCGGCGAGGTCACCCTGTCCCCGGCCGGGAACGGCTCCGGCGCAACGGATCCCGTCGCGCCGGCCGACCCAGTTGACCCGGTGGATCCCGACGGTCCAGGCGGCAGCGACAATCCCGACGGCCCCACCGATCCCGACCACGGCACCGACCCGGACGAGGGCCACGTGCCGATGGACCCGATGAACCCGTTCGACTCGGTGGACTACGAGGTCGGCGGCGACGACGACCCGTTCGCCCGGCTGGTGTTGCTGGAGGACGACGGGTCCTGAGGCGGCCCCGTTCCCGGACGGATCGTCAGTGTCAGCTCGTCAGAGCGCCGGGTGCACGGTGGGCCGCAGCGCCCGCATGGACAGCCCGTAGCCCACCGCCGACGCCAGGAAGACACACCCCACGACGACCACCGCCGCCATGCTGTAACCGTTGAACGGCACCAGCGCCGCGCCGACCGCGAAACCGGCGACGTAGAGCACGTTGTTGAGGGTGTCGTAGAGGGCGAAGACCCGGCCGATGTGCGCGTCGTCGGAGTCGGCCTGCACCACCGAGTCCGCGCAGATCTTGGACGACTGGTAGACGAAGGAGAGCAGCAGCGCGGTCAGCATCGTGGTCGGCGGGGAGAACTGCGACCCGGCCAGGAAGATCACCAGCGAGGCGAACACCAGCAGGATCACCACGTACCGGGTGCGGCCGATCCAGCGGACCAGGGGCGCGGTGCACACGGCGCCGAGGAAGATGCCGATCCCGGCGACGCTCACCACCTCGGTGACCCCGGCCAGGCCTGTCCGGAAAATGCCGGAAGCCCTGGTGAAGTAGTGCTGGAACAACAGCAGCACCACCAGCGTCGACATCCCGACGCCGAACCGGACCACCACGACCATGGTGATGTTGAGCCCGACCGTGCGGTGCTGCCAGGCGTGCGCGACGCCGGCGGTCAGCCCCTGCAGCACCGCCCAGACCGTCTGCCGAGGCTCGTCGGTCTCGTCGGGCCCGAGGGCGCGGCGCTCGAACCGGCGCACCACCCAGGCGGCGGTGAGATAGCAGGCCAGCACGACCACACAGGACAGCGCCGTCGGCCCCGGGCCGCCGCCGATCATCCCGCGCAGGCCCAGTGCGAGGCTGCCGCCCACCAGTGACGACACCGAGCCCAGGGTGGTGGTGAGCGAGTTGGCGCCGACCAGGCTGTCCTGCGCGACGAGGTGCGGGAGCGACGCGGACAGGCCGGACCCGACGAACCGCCCGGTGCCGGTCACCACCAGCGCGGCGGCGAACAGCACCCAGAGCGGACTGCCGAAGGCGAGCAGCACGGCGAGCACGCCGACCACTCCGGCTCGCACCACGCTCGCCCAGAACAGCACCTGCCGCCGGCTCCACCGGTCGAGCAGGGCGCCGGCGAACGGGCCGACCACCGAGTACGGCAGCAGCAGTACGGCGAACCCCGCGGCGATGTCCGCCGGACTGGACCGCTGCGAGGGATCGAACAGCACCGACCCGACCAGCGCCCCGAGGAAGGCGCCGTCGCCGAAGGACGCCAGCATGCGCAGCCCGGCGAGCCGGCGGACCCCGGCCAGGCGCAGCAGCGGACCCAGACCCCGCACCGAGGGCCGGTCGTCGAGCCGGTGACCGTCGCCGGAAACGGCGACGGGGGGCGGCGTGGTCACGCCCTGCACGTTACGGGCACACGGGCCGCCCTGTCCGGGTCGGGGGAATCCCGGACCGGGATCACTCCCTGGTGCGGTCTGCGGACGGGGCGCGCCGGGTGGTCCCGCGGGCGGTCCGTCCGTGCCGTCCACCCGCCGTCGGACGACATTGACCGAATCGTCACCTGCGCCGAACGGTCAACCCACCGCACGCGGGACAGAATGATCACCGATGACCGCCGACGATCCCGGGGGCACCCGCCCCGGAGAAGAGATGTCCGGACACGGCCGGGTGCACCGTCCGGAAGCGGGCATGCTGCTGGTCGCCTCGCCCACGCTCACCGACCCGCACTTCCGGCGGACCGTGGTCTACCTCATCGCCCACAACGACGAGGGCAGCGCCGGACTGGTCCTGAACCGGCGGACCGAGACCGCGGTGCACAACGTGCTGCCCACCTGGACGGCCAAGGTGTCCCGGCCGCAGGCCCTGTATGCGGGCGGCCCGGTGCAGACCTCCGGCGCCATGTGTCTGGGGGTGTCGAAGGTCGGCGTCGACCCGTCGGACGTGGACGGGGTGGTCAGGGTGCACGGATCAGTGGTGTTGGTCGACCTGGACTCCGACCCGGAGGCGACCGGTGGAGCTCTCTCCGGCGTCCGGATCTTCGCCGGTCACGCCGGGTGGGGCGAGGGGCAGCTGGACGAGGAGATCGCCGAGGGCGCCTGGTTCGTGGTGCCCGGCCGGCCGGCGGACATCGTCGCCGGTCCGCGGTCGGACCTGTGGTTCGAGGTGCTCCGCCGGCAGGGCCTGCCGATGGCCTGGCACGCCTACCGCCCCACCGACATCAGGAGCAATTGATCAGACGGTGGCGGTACCGGTGTCGGAGGTGCGGGTGAGGCCGGCGCAGCCGCCGCCGCCGCAGGCACAGCCGCCGCAGCCGGCTCCTGCACCGGTGGCCCGACGGGCCGGCACCGGGAGGGTGCGGGCGACACGCTCGCCGGTGGCCGCAGCCGCGGCGGTCAGCACGACGACCGCGACGAGGCCGAGCAGGCCGACCACCACGATGCCGACGGTGTTCATCGGGAGCACGAGCACCAGCAACCCGACGGTCAGCGCCACTCCGGCGGCGCCGCCGTAGATCGGGGCGGCCACCTTGTTCGCGGTCTCGAAGGCGTGGTCGCTGGCCACGGCAGCACGGGTGCGCACCCCGAGCCGGCCCTCGCGGCGCAGCGACCCGTTCCACCCGCCGTGGGCGACTGTCGCGGCACCGGCCGCGACGACCATGAGCACCACGGCCAGCGGGATGGTCAACGCGAGTGGGCTGTTCACGTCCCGATCGTAAACCGGCCACGGCGCCCGGTCCTCTGCCGTGGTGGCGACGACGGTCACCTCCCGCCGACCGGACCGCCCCCGCACCGCGGTGTCAGCGGAACGGCCAGGCCACGTCGCACACCTCGTCGCCCGGCGCGGCGCCCATGAAGTCGGTGAAGTAGATCTCCCGCGGCGGGCCGACCGGGGTATGTCCCTGGGCGCGGATCCAGCCGTCCACCCGGTCGTAGGCGCCGAGGATCTGCGGGAACTCGACCTCCCCGCGGGTCAGCCGGACGAAGGCCTCGCGATGGGCCGGTTCGACCCGGGAGGCCACGCCCGGCGGTGCGGCATCGACCGGCAGGCACACCTCGACCGGCCCGTCGCTGTCCTCGGTCACCTCACCGTGGTAGATCACGAACGGGGCGCCTGAGGCTCCGGCACCCTCGTCGCCCGGACCGGTGGTCCCGGCGGAGCGCATCAGCCGTCCGAGACCCTCGCCGATCCAGGCGGACAGGCCGTCGACGGTGGTGTGCCGTTGCTCGGTGAGCACCAGCTGGTCGCCGACCTCCCGCTCCTGCACCTGCCACTCCCGTTCCTGGATGTTCGTCACCGTGGTGCTCCGTTCTCCCCGCAGGGTGTCGGTGAGGTACCGGGCCAGTGATCTCCGGGCCGCGGTGTCCGCCTCGACGCCGGACCACCAGGCGGCGATCCGGTCCGCCCGATCGCGCGGATCCGGGACGGCCACGACGGCCGCCACCTCGTCCAGCGGCATGCCGAGCCGGCGGAGCCGGGAGATCAGCCGGGCGGTGTCCAGTTGGTCGGCGGTGTAGTGCCGGTAGCCGGAGAACCGGTCGACCTGCGCCGGGACCAGCAGACCGTCGCGGTCGTAGAGACGCAAGGCCTTCGGCGACAACCGGGCGCGGCGGGCGAAGACCCCGATGGTCATCGCGCCCGTCTCCGTGTCCCTGTCGTCCACCGTCGTCACCTCTCCCGTTGCGGTCGGCCGGGCGCGTGCGCGCCGTTGACCGGTACCTCGTCGCCGGGCACTCTGCCCGGCCGTTCCACCGTGGGCGTTCCCCCAGGGACAAGGTCAAGCACCGGCGCGGGAATCCGCTCCCCGTGCAGGTCTAGACTGTGGGCGTGGCCGTGGTCCAGCTCCTTCCCGGGCCGCGCTGACCGTACGACCGGCAGCGCGGCGATCCCTCCGTTCCGTCATCCGGCGGCGCAGGAGGGATTTTTTGTGCGCGGACCGACCCTGCGGACAGACACCGACGACCACACCGACGTTCCAGGAGAGACCGAGATGACCAGCACCGACCAGGCCGCGCCCGGCGCCGGGACGAACGCAGGGACCGATACCGCCCCGAGGTTCCGGTACACCCCGGCGCTGGCGAACGAGATCGAGGCCCGCTGGCAGGACCGCTGGGAGGCCGACCGCACCTTCGACGCGCCGAACCCGGCCGGCCCGCTGGCCGCCGCCGATCCCGCAACGGTGCCCGCGCACAAGCTGTACGTGCTGGACATGTTCCCCTACCCGTCCGGCGCCGGCCTGCACGTCGGCCACCCGCTGGGCTACATCGGCACCGACGTACTGGGCCGCTACCGCCGGATGACCGGCAGCAACGTGCTGCACACCGTCGGGTTCGACTCCTTCGGCCTGCCCGCCGAGCAGTACGCCATCCGCACCGGCACCCACCCGGCGACCACCACCGCGGAGAACATCGCCCGCTACCGGTCGCAGCTGCGCCGGCTGGGCTTCGCCCACGACCAGCGGCGCAGCGTCGCCACCAGCGACCCCGACTTCTTCCACTGGACGCAGTGGATCTTCCTGCAGCTGTTCGAGGCCTGGTACGACCGCGACGCCCAGCGGGCGCGCCCGATCGTCGAGCTGTCCGCGGAGTTCGCGGCCGGCACCCGTCCGACGCCGGACGGCCGGGACTGGGCCGCGCTGACCGCGGTCGAGCAGGCCGCGGTGCTGGCCGACCACCGGCTGGCCTACATCTCCGAGGCGCCGGTGAACTGGTGCCCGGGCCTGGGCACCGTGCTGTCGAACGAGGAGATCACCGCCGACGGGAAGTCCGAGATCGGGAACTTCCCGGTGTTCCGCCGCAACCTGCGGCAGTGGATGATGCGGATCACCGACTACGCGGACCGGCTGATCGACGACCTGGACCGGCTGGACTGGCCCGAGTCGGTCAAGCGTATGCAGCGCAACTGGATCGGCCGCTCCACCGGCGCCGAGGTGACCTTCCGGGTGCTGACCGAGGAGGCCTCCGGCCTGTCCGACGAGCAGGCGCGCCAGCTGGCCGCGCCCTTCACCGCGCAGTTCGACGTCTACACCACCCGTCCGGACACGCTGTTCGGCGCCACCTACGTGGTGCTGGCCCCCGAGCACCCGCTGGTCGACGAGATCACCGCCGCCGCTTGGCCTTCCGGCACCCCGGAGCAGTGGACCGGCGGTGCGGCGACCCCCGCGGACGCGGTGCGTGCGTACCGCCGCGCGGCCTCGCACAAGTCCGACCTGGACCGGCAGGAGAACAAGGAGAAGACCGGCGTCTTCGTCGGCGCCTTCGCGCTGAACCCTGCGAACGACGTCCGGATCCCGGTGTTCGTCGCCGACTACGTGCTGATGGGCTATGGCACCGGCGCGATCATGGCGGTGCCCGGGCAGGACGTCCGTGACCACGAGTTCGCGACCGTCTTCGACCTGCCGGTGATCCGCACCGTGCAGCCCACCCCGGACTTCCCGGAGGACCAGGCCTTCACCGGTGACGGCCCGGCGATCAACTCGGCCAACTGCGAGATCGACCTGAACGGCAAGGATGTCGCCACGGCGAAGGCCGAGATGATCGGCTGGCTGGCCGATCACGGTTTCGGCACGCCGAAGACCCAGTACAAGCTGCGGGACTGGCTGTTCTCCCGGCAGCGGTACTGGGGCGAGCCGTTCCCGATCGTCTACGACGCCGACGGTGTGGCGCACGCGCTGCCGGAGGACCTGCTGCCGCTGACCCTGCCCGAGGTCGAGGACTACGCGCCGACCAAGCTGGACCCGGAGGACGCCGAGTCGGAGCCGACCCCGCCGCTGGCCCGGGCCACCGAGTGGACGACCGTCGAGCTGGACCTGGGCGAAGGGGTGCAGACCTACCGCCGCGAGCTGAACGTGATGCCGCAGTGGGCCGGCTCCTGCTGGTACGAGCTG is drawn from Nakamurella alba and contains these coding sequences:
- a CDS encoding DUF6049 family protein, translated to MTPVRPRGIRQRRVRSGRKAVLLLLGCLLAPLLLGAAPGRVAPAITAAPLGTYAGTLSFDVMSMTPEVVTAQDAGTLTITGSITNTGDLPVSGLDYRFQRGAVLPDSASLEQEIADPSQPLLVVTRTDPLTVGQDALGPGESTDFTAEVALTGDGADALGIDTPGVFPLMLNVNGYLDDGDSRLAARVGELHVLITVLSLPAGTRTPEAGQAPAPTLHPVPTSVIWSLVDRPHLGINGIFLDDDLVSAISTGGRLDTILEALEAQRGSAAGDPATLVVDPALLDELDRMSAGYRVTADRNSPQPALTPVPGTTPVTSTTTTPPTTPTTGASAPGSSGSAPPTATSYSGGVPSGASAGPNGVTGSATSPAATGPDPSTGAGAPATTESPSTPGTGTGAPTTGTPTTGIPTTTTSTSSTAAPVPEIPGTVAGTGQAEATAFLGRLREVTEGMPVIVLPYGDPDLGSMIDAGLTGQLGVLVGRGGEVARRVLGGDVRTTTAYPEDGLATPGTLSVLRTLGYSSAVLDASGLRSDDDVGTVASVAAGGGRTLRTTVTGTAGSSLAAGLVNGTAIAPVELNTDLARLVQTSFAGNGDQLVVALPRRGTAPSSASLLSVLVEAGVLGAAALPGDADPIGTAPPAATADGAPEQLPADYMATAVDVLTGIDDARTVLTPVGGVGAADPEDVFGPLESAMGTVFSTAARTDPTAGTKVLRTASQTLTDLQAGVKLNVLGEYTLASNTSPLIVTVRNDLPYNAMVQLQVGDATRYGLTVKVPAAQRLLAGRNQQVRIETEVTRSGSFSIELGLATPAGKAWGQAQEVKVSSSAYGLVTILIIVIAGAVLLVMVVFRIAQRVRAARAPAGGAADGDDAPEDTAGTGAAGIATHSADPDGEPMVQSMEPEPGGSPATAEPATDEPGTGGDRR
- a CDS encoding NUDIX hydrolase codes for the protein MPPSPAHAPRRRRADETSAGGLVVRTEHGVSSGALIGRLDRRGRLRWSLPKGHVEEGETTEQAAVREVEEETGISGRITARLGSVEYTFTAQGRRIHKRVHHFLMEAVAGELSDADIEVTEVAWVPLTELTDRLAYAGERRLAERATRLLADSA
- a CDS encoding CCA tRNA nucleotidyltransferase encodes the protein MSELQGRAIALLLERFPVADELGRLFAGAGFELHLVGGSVRDALLGRLGEDLDFTTDARPEDILRLVKPWGQGTWETGIDFGTVGVLKGGLRLEITTFRSDVYDGETRNPTVSFGDSLDGDLLRRDFAVNAMAVSLPGHEFTDPFGGLAQLARRELDTPGLPEDSFRDDPLRMLRAARFTSQLGFAVTPWVRAAMVARADDITRITVERIATELSKLLLGATPRAGLVLLTDTGLAGHVLPELPALMLEKDEHHQHKDVYQHSLTVLDQAIALEQDGPDLTLRLAALLHDIGKPATRRFEAGGGVSFHHHEVVGAKMVRRRMRELKFPKQLIEDVATLTFLHLRFHGYGSGVWTDAAVRRYATDAGPLLDRLNKLVRADCTTRNQRRRQTLQRSYDDLEHRIAELSAAEDLAKVRPDLDGNAIMELLGVGPGPVVGKAWKFLKELRLERGPLPREEAEVELYKWARDEGLVP
- a CDS encoding MFS transporter — its product is MTTPPPVAVSGDGHRLDDRPSVRGLGPLLRLAGVRRLAGLRMLASFGDGAFLGALVGSVLFDPSQRSSPADIAAGFAVLLLPYSVVGPFAGALLDRWSRRQVLFWASVVRAGVVGVLAVLLAFGSPLWVLFAAALVVTGTGRFVGSGLSASLPHLVAQDSLVGANSLTTTLGSVSSLVGGSLALGLRGMIGGGPGPTALSCVVVLACYLTAAWVVRRFERRALGPDETDEPRQTVWAVLQGLTAGVAHAWQHRTVGLNITMVVVVRFGVGMSTLVVLLLFQHYFTRASGIFRTGLAGVTEVVSVAGIGIFLGAVCTAPLVRWIGRTRYVVILLVFASLVIFLAGSQFSPPTTMLTALLLSFVYQSSKICADSVVQADSDDAHIGRVFALYDTLNNVLYVAGFAVGAALVPFNGYSMAAVVVVGCVFLASAVGYGLSMRALRPTVHPAL
- a CDS encoding YqgE/AlgH family protein; protein product: MSGHGRVHRPEAGMLLVASPTLTDPHFRRTVVYLIAHNDEGSAGLVLNRRTETAVHNVLPTWTAKVSRPQALYAGGPVQTSGAMCLGVSKVGVDPSDVDGVVRVHGSVVLVDLDSDPEATGGALSGVRIFAGHAGWGEGQLDEEIAEGAWFVVPGRPADIVAGPRSDLWFEVLRRQGLPMAWHAYRPTDIRSN